The DNA segment CCGATACGTACGAGGGCGGTTCCGACCTCGACTGTCTCGTCCTCGGCGACGAGGATCTCTTCGATGATGCCGGCCACCGGCGAGGGGATCTCGGTATCGACCTTGTCGGTCGAGACCTCGAGCAGCGGCTCGTCCACCTCCACCCTGTCGCCGACGTTCTTCAGCCAGCGGGTGACCGTACCCTCGGTGACACTCTCACCGAGTGCCGGAAGGTTGACGGATTCGCTCATCAGTAATGCTCCTTTATGACGTGACGTGCTTTTAGCTTAGTTCTCGGCCGGACCGCGGCCCGGTCAGGAGTGAAGTGGTTTGCCCGCCAAAGCGAGGAAGGCCTCGCCGAGCGCCTCGTCCTGGGTGGGGTGCGCATGCAGCAGCGGGGTGATGTCCTCGGGGTACGCCTCCCAGTTCACAATGAGCTGGGCCTCACCGATGAGCTCGCCAACACGGTCGCCGATCATGTGCACGCCGACGACGGGGCCATCGTTCACGCGGACGACCTTGATCGATCCGGCCGTGCCGAGGATGTGGCTCTTGCCGTTGCCGGCGAGGTTGTAGTCGTAGCTCGAGACCTTGTCGGTGCCGTACTGCTCGCGGGCGCTGGCCTCGCTGAGCCCGACCGAGGCGACCTCGGGGTGCGAATAGGTGACCTTGGGAACGTTGATGTCGTCGATCACCTGGGGCTTCAGCCCCGCGATCTCCTCGGCGACGAAGATTCCGTGCTGGAAGCCCCGGTGGGCGAGCTGCAGGCCGGGAACGATGTCTCCTACGGCGTAGACCCCGGGAACACTCGTCGCGAGACGCTCGTTGGTGATGACGAACCCGCGGTCCATCGTGACGCCGACCTCTTCGTATCCGAGTCCGGCGGTGGACGGTCCTCGGCCGACGGCGACGAGCAGCAGCTCGGCCTCGATCGTGCGCCCATCCTCGAGGGTCACGACGACGCCCTGGTCATTCTGGGTCACGCTCTGGAACCTGGTGCCGAGGACAAAGTTGATGCCGCGCTTGCGGAAGGCCCGCTCGAACTGCTTGCTGATGCTCTCGTCCTCGTTCGGCACGAGGTGGGGGAGCGCCTCGATGATCGTGACGTCGGTGCCGAACGACTTCCAGACACTCGCGAACTCCACGCCGATCACACCGCCGCCGAGCACGGCGACGGTCTTCGGAATGAAGTCGAGTTCGAGGGCCTGCTCGGACGTGATGACACGCCCACCGACCTCGAGGCCGGGCAGCGAACGGGAGTAGGAGCCAGAGGCGAGCACGACGTGCTTGCCGGTGATCACCTGGTCGCCGACCTGGACGGTCGTGGGCGACGTGAGCCTGCCCTCGCCCTCGATGACGGTGATGCCGCGCTTCTTGATCAGCCCGGTGAGTCCCTTGAACTTGCTCGAGACGACCTCTTCGCGGTACGCGGTGACGGCTGCGATGTCGACACCGTGGAAGTCGGCGTTGACGCCGTACTTTGTGGATTCACGCGTGACGTCGGCGACCTCGGCCGAGTGCAGCAGTGCCTTGGTCGGGATACAACCGACGTGCAGGCAGGTGCCGCCGAGCTTGCCCTTTTCGATCAGGCCCACGGTGAAGCCCAACTGGGAGGCGCGGAGCGCGGCGGCGTAGCCGCCGCTGCCGGCTCCGAGAATGACGATGTCGAAATTTTGTTCAGACACTCAACAGCTCCTTGCACATCAGAATTCTTGTCACAAGATCTGCCGACAGATTCGGCAGCCGGACGGGTTCGCGGGACTCGGAGGCCCCGCGAAAACCCTACTACCCCCGCGAAAACTCTTCAGCCACCTCGAGCAGTGTTCTGACCGCGACGCCCGTCGGACCCTTGACCGTCGAGCCGTAGCCGGCCCCCCCGTTGTTCGCCGCGCCGGCGATGTCGAGGTGCGCCCAGGGGATCTGCGTGGAGTCGTCATCGGCGGTCTTACCGACGAACTCGCGCAGGAACACCGCGGCGATCAGCATCCCGCCCGCCGTGTTGCCCATCTTCACGTTGGCGATGTCGGCGATGTCGGAGTCGAGCAGTGAGCGCAGCTCAGAGGGCAGCGGCATCGGCCAGAGGGTCTCTCCCGTGCGGTCGCCCGCGGCGACGACACGACGCACGAAGTCGTCGTCACCCATGGTGGCAACGTAGCGGTTTCC comes from the Marisediminicola antarctica genome and includes:
- the lpdA gene encoding dihydrolipoyl dehydrogenase, with the protein product MSEQNFDIVILGAGSGGYAAALRASQLGFTVGLIEKGKLGGTCLHVGCIPTKALLHSAEVADVTRESTKYGVNADFHGVDIAAVTAYREEVVSSKFKGLTGLIKKRGITVIEGEGRLTSPTTVQVGDQVITGKHVVLASGSYSRSLPGLEVGGRVITSEQALELDFIPKTVAVLGGGVIGVEFASVWKSFGTDVTIIEALPHLVPNEDESISKQFERAFRKRGINFVLGTRFQSVTQNDQGVVVTLEDGRTIEAELLLVAVGRGPSTAGLGYEEVGVTMDRGFVITNERLATSVPGVYAVGDIVPGLQLAHRGFQHGIFVAEEIAGLKPQVIDDINVPKVTYSHPEVASVGLSEASAREQYGTDKVSSYDYNLAGNGKSHILGTAGSIKVVRVNDGPVVGVHMIGDRVGELIGEAQLIVNWEAYPEDITPLLHAHPTQDEALGEAFLALAGKPLHS